The following are encoded in a window of Salinibacter ruber DSM 13855 genomic DNA:
- the pncA gene encoding bifunctional nicotinamidase/pyrazinamidase — translation MDALLIVDLQNDFCPGGALAVPEGDTIVPTVNAMAARFDHVIQTQDWHPAGHQSFASSHPDHAPMDVIEVDYGEQVLWPDHCVQGTEGAEFHPDLDTAPSELILRKGFRPGIDSYSAFYENDGTTPTGLTGYLRERGIDTLYLCGLATDFCVKWSAVDGREEGFDVYVIEDATRGIDQDGSLAQAWDEMNEAGVQVISSEAALDLAAA, via the coding sequence ATGGACGCACTCCTCATCGTCGACCTTCAAAACGACTTTTGTCCCGGCGGCGCCCTGGCGGTGCCGGAGGGGGACACCATCGTCCCGACCGTGAATGCGATGGCCGCCCGGTTCGACCACGTCATCCAGACCCAGGACTGGCACCCGGCCGGCCACCAGTCGTTCGCCTCGTCGCACCCGGACCACGCCCCGATGGACGTGATTGAGGTGGACTACGGCGAGCAGGTGCTGTGGCCGGACCACTGCGTCCAGGGCACCGAGGGGGCCGAGTTTCACCCGGACCTCGACACCGCCCCGTCGGAGCTGATCCTCCGCAAGGGGTTCCGGCCCGGAATCGACTCCTACTCCGCCTTCTACGAAAACGACGGCACAACGCCGACCGGACTGACGGGCTACCTGCGGGAGCGGGGCATCGACACGCTCTACTTGTGCGGCCTCGCCACGGACTTCTGCGTGAAGTGGTCGGCCGTCGACGGGCGCGAAGAGGGGTTCGACGTGTACGTGATCGAAGACGCGACCCGTGGCATCGACCAGGACGGCTCGCTGGCGCAGGCCTGGGACGAGATGAACGAGGCGGGCGTCCAGGTCATTTCCTCGGAAGCCGCGCTCGACCTGGCCGCAGCGTGA
- a CDS encoding 3-hydroxyacyl-CoA dehydrogenase NAD-binding domain-containing protein yields MPNALSVPTDLLTLTVDETGVATLALDAPDASVNKISWDTLNAFSDALDVVETHADLSGLVIASGKPDSFIVGADLAMLQTFEIPAEARRLSREAHALGERVRSLPVPTVAALHGPVMGGGLELALNCDYRVASTADATKMALPEVQLGLLPGGGGTQLLPRLVGVQQALRLMLTGKNTYPDKARRIGLVDALIHPPGLRHAARRAARELAAGTRTVERAEQSLGDRLLEGNPVSRRVIYRQARTRTERRTRGNYPAPPRIIDAVRTGMEEGLEAGLDTERQHFGELVFTPESQALVSIFFAKRDAETNPQPEQARPVDTVGVLGAGLMGSGIAQVSAQNGLDVVLTDQSLALAAEGKKAIWSAVTEQEDKGIINTFTRDQIVERVAPTADYAPLQAADVVIEAVPEDLSIKHAVLSEVETVVDADTVLASNTSALPISTIAEGVDDPSRVLGMHYFSPVPDIPLLEIVVTEETSDEALATAYAAGLAQDKTVIVVNDGPGFYTTRILALYMNEALLLFEAGAEIEAVDEAMMDAGFPMGPFELFDLVGLDVAAKITDVMGEALSPERVDISDRAGRLAEADLLGQKTNRGFYEYDADDDADDKDPQGVNDAVYRHRDASSRSTPPAGAIQDRLLLMMVNEAVRCLEDEVLRAPIDGDLGAVFGLGFPPFLGGPFRHADRAGAASIVDTLQRLADRHGPRFAPADRLQTHAAQDTTFHS; encoded by the coding sequence ATGCCGAACGCCCTCTCTGTGCCCACGGACCTCCTGACCCTGACGGTCGACGAGACCGGAGTGGCCACGCTCGCGCTGGATGCCCCCGACGCGTCGGTCAACAAGATCTCTTGGGACACCCTGAACGCGTTTTCCGACGCCCTGGATGTGGTTGAGACCCACGCCGACCTGTCCGGGCTGGTGATCGCCAGCGGCAAGCCGGACTCGTTCATCGTCGGGGCCGACCTGGCGATGCTGCAAACGTTCGAGATCCCGGCGGAGGCGCGGCGCCTGAGCCGCGAGGCCCACGCCCTCGGGGAGCGGGTCCGAAGCCTCCCGGTCCCGACCGTGGCCGCCCTCCACGGCCCGGTGATGGGGGGCGGCCTGGAGCTGGCGCTCAACTGCGACTACCGCGTCGCCTCCACCGCCGACGCGACCAAGATGGCCCTACCCGAGGTGCAGCTCGGCCTTCTGCCCGGCGGGGGCGGCACCCAGCTGCTGCCGCGCCTCGTGGGCGTGCAGCAGGCCCTCAGGCTCATGCTGACCGGAAAAAACACGTACCCGGACAAGGCGCGGCGCATCGGCCTGGTCGACGCCCTCATCCACCCGCCCGGCCTCCGCCATGCGGCGCGGCGGGCGGCCCGTGAGCTGGCGGCGGGCACCCGCACCGTCGAGCGTGCCGAGCAGTCGCTCGGGGACCGCCTGCTGGAGGGCAACCCCGTCAGTCGGCGCGTCATCTACCGGCAGGCCCGCACACGGACCGAGCGCCGCACCCGGGGCAACTACCCCGCCCCGCCCCGCATCATCGACGCGGTGCGCACGGGGATGGAGGAGGGCCTGGAGGCGGGGCTCGACACGGAGCGGCAGCACTTCGGCGAGCTCGTGTTCACGCCCGAGTCGCAGGCCCTCGTGTCGATCTTCTTTGCCAAGCGGGACGCGGAGACGAACCCGCAGCCCGAACAGGCGCGCCCGGTCGACACCGTGGGCGTGCTCGGGGCGGGCCTCATGGGCAGTGGCATCGCGCAGGTGTCGGCCCAGAACGGGCTCGACGTCGTGCTTACGGACCAGTCACTGGCGCTCGCGGCCGAGGGGAAGAAGGCCATCTGGTCCGCGGTGACCGAGCAGGAGGACAAGGGCATCATCAACACGTTTACGCGAGACCAGATTGTAGAGCGGGTCGCCCCCACCGCCGACTATGCGCCCCTCCAGGCGGCCGACGTCGTGATTGAAGCCGTGCCGGAGGACCTGTCGATCAAGCACGCGGTGCTGTCGGAGGTAGAGACGGTCGTCGACGCGGACACGGTGCTGGCCTCCAACACCTCCGCCCTCCCCATCTCGACGATCGCCGAGGGCGTGGACGACCCGTCCCGCGTGCTCGGGATGCACTACTTCTCCCCCGTCCCCGACATCCCACTGCTGGAGATCGTCGTCACCGAGGAGACCTCCGACGAGGCACTGGCCACCGCCTACGCCGCCGGCCTCGCGCAGGACAAGACCGTCATCGTGGTGAACGACGGCCCGGGCTTTTACACCACTCGCATCCTCGCCCTCTACATGAACGAGGCCCTGCTGCTCTTCGAGGCCGGGGCCGAGATCGAGGCGGTCGACGAGGCGATGATGGACGCCGGGTTCCCGATGGGCCCGTTCGAGCTGTTCGACCTGGTGGGCCTGGACGTGGCGGCCAAAATTACGGACGTGATGGGCGAGGCCCTCTCGCCGGAACGCGTCGACATCAGCGACCGGGCCGGCCGGCTCGCGGAGGCCGACCTGCTGGGCCAAAAGACCAACCGCGGCTTCTACGAGTACGACGCGGACGACGACGCCGACGACAAGGACCCGCAGGGCGTCAACGACGCCGTGTACCGGCACCGCGATGCCTCGTCCCGATCGACCCCGCCCGCCGGCGCGATCCAGGACCGCCTGCTTCTCATGATGGTCAACGAGGCCGTCCGGTGCCTCGAAGACGAGGTGCTCCGCGCCCCCATCGACGGCGACCTCGGGGCCGTGTTTGGGCTCGGCTTTCCGCCGTTCCTCGGCGGGCCCTTCCGCCATGCCGACCGTGCAGGGGCCGCCTCCATCGTGGACACCCTCCAGCGCCTGGCCGATCGGCACGGCCCTCGCTTTGCCCCGGCCGACCGCCTCCAGACCCACGCCGCTCAGGACACCACCTTTCACTCGTAA
- a CDS encoding AAA family ATPase produces the protein MAPSISDLKDALSAPAAYPHDPDRIDFEQTHISLVALVPPRVYKIKKPVSLKYLDFSTLERRRHFCEQEVRLNRRLAPDTYEGVVPIVDTDDGLRVDGAPDAGPVVEVAVAMRYLDPDQFLEARLARGAASAAEIDRVARTLCAFYESRPSTPEVAEAGRIDRLRAVTEGNFAEAEGHVGHLLSRPAHEALRFYADRFYDQHATRLHRRRAGGCIVEGHGDLRLEHVHLTDDRVAIFDCVEFNDEFRHLDVANDVAFLAMDLDRKGRPGLARRFVDRMAEGLDDPGLHAVIPFYKSQRAQVRGKVHGLRAAAEEISAAEQDRSRAQARHYYQLALHYAVAGAGPLVVVVMGRPGTGKSTQAEAVARALGWPHLASDRIRKTHAGIPLHERPDAATRKRLYADRTTEATYATLRTRALERARRHQSTVLDATFSREAQRDRLRAALRAADVPYVFVEVTAGDAALKKRLRERSAEDATASDARATDFEMLTDRYEAPNALEDPRHVRIGTEGAPEQTTLDILKTLIRLAD, from the coding sequence ATGGCGCCTTCCATCTCCGACCTCAAGGACGCCCTCTCTGCTCCCGCCGCCTACCCGCACGACCCGGATCGGATTGATTTCGAGCAGACCCACATCTCCCTGGTCGCCCTCGTCCCGCCCCGGGTGTACAAGATCAAGAAGCCGGTCTCGCTTAAGTACCTCGATTTTTCGACCCTGGAGCGGCGGCGGCACTTCTGCGAGCAGGAGGTCCGCCTGAACCGCCGCCTCGCCCCCGACACGTACGAGGGCGTGGTGCCCATCGTCGATACCGACGACGGCCTCCGCGTAGACGGCGCCCCGGACGCAGGGCCCGTCGTGGAGGTGGCCGTGGCGATGCGCTACCTGGACCCGGATCAGTTTCTCGAGGCGCGATTGGCCCGCGGGGCGGCCTCGGCGGCCGAGATCGACCGGGTTGCGCGGACGCTTTGCGCCTTCTACGAGTCACGCCCCTCGACGCCCGAGGTAGCCGAGGCGGGGCGGATCGACCGCTTGCGGGCGGTGACCGAGGGGAATTTCGCGGAGGCGGAGGGGCACGTCGGCCACCTGCTCTCGCGCCCAGCGCACGAGGCGCTCCGCTTCTACGCCGACCGCTTCTACGATCAGCACGCCACCCGCCTCCACCGACGCCGGGCCGGGGGATGCATCGTGGAGGGCCACGGCGACCTGCGGCTGGAGCACGTCCACCTCACCGACGACCGCGTCGCCATCTTCGACTGCGTGGAGTTCAACGACGAGTTTCGGCACCTCGACGTGGCGAACGACGTGGCCTTCCTGGCCATGGACCTCGACCGGAAGGGGCGCCCGGGCCTGGCCCGCCGCTTCGTGGACCGGATGGCAGAGGGGTTGGACGATCCGGGCCTCCATGCGGTGATTCCCTTCTACAAGAGCCAGCGCGCTCAGGTGCGAGGGAAGGTGCACGGGCTGCGGGCCGCTGCGGAAGAGATCTCCGCCGCCGAGCAGGATCGCAGCCGCGCCCAGGCCCGGCACTACTACCAGCTGGCCCTCCACTACGCCGTGGCGGGGGCCGGGCCGCTCGTGGTGGTGGTCATGGGGCGCCCCGGCACCGGCAAGAGCACGCAGGCCGAGGCGGTGGCCCGCGCCCTCGGGTGGCCCCACCTCGCCTCCGACCGCATCCGCAAGACCCACGCGGGCATTCCGCTCCACGAACGGCCCGACGCCGCCACCCGCAAGCGCCTCTACGCCGACCGCACGACGGAGGCCACCTACGCCACGCTCCGTACCCGCGCCCTAGAGCGGGCCCGCCGCCACCAAAGCACGGTGCTCGACGCCACGTTCAGCCGCGAGGCGCAGCGCGATAGGCTCCGGGCCGCCCTCCGCGCGGCGGACGTGCCGTACGTGTTCGTGGAGGTGACCGCCGGGGACGCAGCCCTCAAGAAGCGGCTGCGCGAGCGCTCCGCCGAGGACGCCACGGCTTCTGATGCCCGGGCCACCGACTTCGAGATGCTCACGGACCGCTACGAGGCGCCCAACGCCCTGGAGGACCCGCGCCACGTGCGAATCGGGACCGAGGGCGCCCCCGAGCAGACCACGCTCGACATCCTGAAGACGCTAATTCGGCTGGCGGACTGA
- a CDS encoding serine/threonine-protein kinase, with product MPDAGDILDGYRLDAVIGRGGMGTVYRATDQALEKTVALKVIAPHLADDDTFVRRFREEAKALARLDADGIVDVYTLRETEEALFFVMEHVEGPSLETVLRRRGQLEPPQALSLLRQVLTAVGHAHASGVLHRDLKPSNILIDADGQAVITDFGLAKILASDADLTATHDQLGTVAYMSPEQVKGLQNVDAASDLFAVGLLAYEVLTGRLPFDRSGSDFVVQRAIVDASFPPPSTHAPEVPPAVEQVVLDLLSKDPAARPPDARAALDRLPAPEAADEEPLLTPDAPVSPDAGFTPWQWAGLAAGTLLVLMGTYAGVRATLGLPVLSAAGPAPPETTRTAAAPAGPSAQEQTSPPVADDAGLSSREEKGSPAEASPPADASPGDEAPSDEPPPSADASSEDSPPPAASSDGTSRTASSAASAPDEPSPSSEPATGAVTVRSDPGGATVRLNERPIGRTPLTIGDLKPGTYRLLLDRDDHRAREATVSVAGADTAVVSPTLLPRPAVVRLGARPDGEVHIDGASRSPTADGLVVDSLSPGSHTVVFTSALGRWEMEMTLDPGETYERTIDFTERVESAVTARAPDGTPLPNATVTVDDDTVGYTPQRLTLQVGERTIRVAKEDHAPAERTVRVEPGMDTPLVFELAPEPD from the coding sequence ATGCCCGACGCCGGCGACATCCTGGATGGCTACCGCCTGGACGCGGTCATTGGCCGGGGCGGCATGGGCACCGTGTACCGGGCCACAGACCAGGCCCTCGAAAAAACCGTCGCCCTCAAGGTCATCGCGCCCCACCTGGCCGACGACGACACCTTCGTGCGCCGGTTCCGGGAGGAGGCCAAGGCACTGGCCCGCCTGGATGCGGACGGAATTGTCGACGTGTACACCCTCCGCGAGACGGAGGAGGCCCTGTTTTTTGTAATGGAGCACGTCGAGGGCCCTTCACTGGAGACCGTGTTGCGGCGGCGGGGCCAACTGGAGCCCCCACAGGCCCTGTCGCTCCTCCGACAGGTGCTCACCGCCGTGGGGCACGCCCACGCCTCGGGGGTGCTGCACCGCGACCTGAAGCCCAGCAACATCCTCATTGACGCCGACGGGCAGGCGGTGATCACAGACTTCGGGCTGGCCAAAATTCTGGCGTCCGACGCCGACCTGACGGCGACGCACGACCAGCTCGGCACCGTCGCGTACATGTCGCCGGAGCAGGTGAAGGGCCTCCAGAACGTGGATGCGGCCAGCGACCTCTTCGCCGTCGGCCTCCTCGCCTACGAGGTGCTGACCGGACGGCTCCCCTTCGACCGGTCCGGGAGTGACTTCGTCGTCCAACGGGCGATCGTGGACGCCTCGTTTCCGCCCCCGTCCACCCACGCGCCGGAGGTGCCCCCGGCGGTGGAACAGGTGGTGCTCGACTTGTTGTCGAAAGACCCGGCCGCTCGCCCGCCCGATGCCCGGGCCGCCCTGGACCGGCTTCCCGCCCCGGAGGCCGCAGACGAGGAGCCGCTCCTCACGCCGGATGCCCCAGTCTCCCCCGACGCTGGCTTCACGCCCTGGCAGTGGGCCGGCCTGGCGGCAGGGACCCTCCTGGTGCTGATGGGCACCTACGCCGGGGTGCGGGCCACCCTCGGCCTGCCGGTTCTCTCCGCCGCGGGCCCGGCGCCCCCAGAAACGACCCGGACGGCGGCGGCCCCAGCCGGCCCTTCCGCACAAGAGCAGACGAGCCCGCCGGTGGCGGACGACGCAGGGCTCTCTTCTCGCGAGGAGAAAGGGTCCCCGGCAGAAGCGTCACCGCCCGCCGATGCATCGCCCGGCGACGAAGCCCCGTCGGATGAGCCGCCCCCCAGCGCGGACGCTTCATCGGAGGACTCCCCGCCCCCGGCCGCTTCGTCCGACGGCACGTCCAGAACAGCATCTTCCGCAGCGTCCGCCCCCGACGAGCCGTCCCCCTCGTCCGAACCGGCGACGGGGGCTGTTACGGTCCGGTCGGACCCGGGCGGGGCGACCGTACGCCTCAACGAGCGGCCCATCGGGCGCACGCCGCTGACGATTGGGGACCTGAAGCCCGGCACGTATCGGCTCCTTCTGGACCGGGACGACCACCGCGCCCGGGAGGCGACCGTGTCCGTGGCGGGGGCCGACACCGCCGTCGTCTCGCCGACGCTTCTGCCGCGGCCCGCCGTGGTGCGGCTGGGCGCCCGTCCCGACGGCGAGGTGCACATCGATGGGGCCTCACGCTCCCCCACAGCGGACGGGCTCGTCGTCGACTCGCTGTCCCCGGGCTCGCACACGGTCGTATTCACGTCCGCCCTTGGCCGCTGGGAAATGGAGATGACACTCGACCCAGGAGAGACGTACGAGCGCACGATCGACTTCACCGAGCGCGTCGAGAGCGCGGTCACGGCCCGCGCGCCGGACGGCACTCCGCTCCCCAACGCCACCGTCACGGTGGACGACGACACGGTCGGGTATACCCCGCAGCGCCTGACGCTACAGGTGGGGGAGCGCACCATCCGCGTCGCGAAGGAGGACCACGCCCCGGCCGAACGCACGGTCCGGGTGGAACCGGGCATGGACACGCCGCTCGTGTTTGAGCTCGCCCCGGAGCCCGACTGA
- a CDS encoding aldehyde dehydrogenase family protein → MPDSLSPPPAPASADEIERVFAAQQAHAPAVRAASVDRRRDKLRRLCDGLRAHRTDFQDAIHADFRKAPAEVDLTEMKPLLDEAQFAISHLDDWMAPDRRSHPAFFAGTRSEIHYEPKGVALILAPWNYPLTLTLGPLIGALAAGNCVTLKPSEKTPHTNIVLKKLIGDLYEEREVALLTGAKEVAQGLLEQPYDHVYFTGSPRVGRLVMKDAADHLASVTLELGGKSPAIVDETADLDLAAERIAWSKFTNAGQTCIAPDYVLVDAPVHDALVARLIDTIEHFYGATAAMRRGSDDYARLIDDGHWDRVVGLLEEAVADGATVAFGGQTNAETRYVSPTILTDVPLDTAVMQAEIFGPLLPIIPISSLNQAVGIVNDRPNPLSMYLFSERDAMVDTVLGRTTAGSTCINEGFFHYANPDLPFGGAGHSGIGRGHGEAGFRAFSNERSVLRRRYGASLVQAVLPPFTDRKESFLAALLRYFSGP, encoded by the coding sequence ATGCCCGATTCCCTTTCTCCGCCTCCGGCCCCCGCCAGTGCCGACGAGATCGAACGCGTGTTTGCCGCCCAGCAGGCCCACGCCCCGGCGGTCCGGGCCGCGTCGGTCGACCGGCGCCGGGACAAGCTGCGGCGGCTCTGCGACGGCCTCCGGGCGCACCGGACCGACTTTCAGGACGCCATCCACGCCGACTTCCGGAAGGCACCGGCGGAGGTGGACCTGACAGAGATGAAGCCCCTACTGGACGAGGCCCAGTTCGCGATCAGCCACCTCGACGACTGGATGGCCCCGGACCGGCGCAGCCACCCCGCCTTCTTTGCGGGCACCCGCTCGGAGATCCACTACGAGCCGAAGGGGGTCGCGCTGATTCTCGCCCCCTGGAACTACCCCCTCACGCTCACGCTCGGCCCGCTGATCGGCGCCCTCGCGGCGGGCAACTGCGTGACACTGAAGCCTTCCGAGAAGACGCCCCACACGAACATCGTCCTCAAAAAGCTGATCGGCGACTTGTACGAGGAGCGGGAGGTCGCCCTGCTGACCGGCGCGAAGGAGGTGGCGCAGGGCCTCCTGGAGCAGCCGTACGACCACGTGTACTTCACCGGCAGCCCGCGGGTCGGCCGGCTCGTGATGAAGGACGCGGCGGACCACCTGGCGTCCGTAACACTGGAGCTCGGGGGCAAGTCGCCGGCGATCGTCGACGAGACCGCCGACCTCGACCTCGCGGCGGAGCGCATCGCCTGGTCGAAGTTCACAAACGCGGGGCAGACCTGCATCGCCCCGGACTACGTGCTCGTCGACGCCCCGGTGCACGACGCCCTGGTCGCCCGCCTCATCGACACCATAGAACACTTCTACGGCGCGACGGCGGCGATGCGACGGGGCAGCGACGACTACGCCCGCCTCATCGACGACGGCCACTGGGACCGTGTCGTGGGGCTCCTGGAGGAGGCCGTCGCGGACGGGGCCACCGTGGCCTTCGGCGGGCAGACCAACGCCGAGACCCGGTACGTGAGTCCCACGATCCTGACGGACGTGCCCCTGGACACCGCCGTCATGCAGGCCGAAATCTTCGGCCCCCTGCTGCCCATCATTCCGATCTCGTCGCTGAACCAGGCGGTGGGCATCGTCAACGATCGGCCCAACCCGCTGTCGATGTACCTCTTTAGCGAACGCGACGCGATGGTCGACACCGTTCTGGGGCGCACCACGGCCGGAAGCACGTGCATCAACGAGGGCTTTTTCCACTACGCCAACCCCGACCTTCCCTTCGGCGGGGCCGGGCACAGCGGCATCGGGCGGGGGCACGGCGAGGCCGGCTTTCGGGCCTTCTCGAACGAGCGTTCGGTCTTGCGGCGCCGGTACGGGGCGTCGCTCGTGCAGGCCGTCCTTCCCCCCTTCACGGATCGCAAAGAGAGCTTCTTGGCGGCCCTGCTCCGGTACTTCTCCGGGCCCTAA
- a CDS encoding T9SS type A sorting domain-containing protein has translation MTSRLLLLLGLLLPLGAVAQEPQNLDAVPGNQENTLTWDAPTVDDDKTVVCYGVYRDTEAIGSNDPEDQSEKRIEGVEAAEGTAPVYTDRDLSAGETYYYRVGAEVAETEDLPASCGDAGTQVSSLSKPVSATPLFLKITEPSPPSPDPVDVGTAVDVTADVRSLPPGAEVLLRYREGGESTFEEEEGDGGGELRKTIPGARVTLRGVEYVVEVRDEDETLAQAPSDGTASIRTEGPVSPPRQPGDTYRIVSFPTELDDPELSNIFEPLGSYDSLEWRLFSIGPSGLTADGGYVEQNELEGASLSAGRALWFIRRNGGALDPVEGTSIPVDQPYEIQLDEGWNLIGNPFAFDVPLSQVRVENTAGSLQDVFGYNGSFVNQAGGALEPYRGYLVYLSGGQNGTLVVDPSPEEASATTSSARAPDARWAVDLSARVGQARDPMNTLGTAPNATDGVEAADGREPPPIGDYVSLSFRAPSQDRGLWRDMRSTGGGLRTWTAEVRTNVSGLVTVNASDISSVPDDQSVWLVDPVLDQTQNLRETPTYQFPASEATDARSLRILVGPSAAVQRRLGRDADRPERVELLPSVPNPVRSHATFRYRVPERTRATLELYDLLGRRVATLVDDESVGPGTHTYAWTRQNTGGTLSSGAYLLRLQAGDVTRTRRLVIMQ, from the coding sequence ATGACGAGTCGGTTGCTCCTCCTTCTTGGGCTCCTTCTTCCGCTCGGGGCTGTGGCGCAGGAGCCCCAGAACCTCGATGCCGTTCCCGGGAACCAGGAGAACACGTTGACCTGGGACGCCCCGACGGTAGACGACGATAAGACGGTGGTGTGTTATGGGGTGTACCGGGACACCGAAGCAATCGGGTCGAACGATCCTGAGGATCAGTCTGAGAAGCGGATCGAAGGGGTCGAAGCCGCCGAGGGAACGGCCCCCGTGTATACCGACCGTGACCTATCCGCCGGCGAAACGTACTATTATCGGGTGGGGGCCGAGGTTGCCGAGACGGAAGATCTTCCCGCTTCGTGCGGGGATGCGGGTACGCAGGTTTCGTCGCTCTCGAAGCCAGTATCGGCCACCCCGCTGTTCCTCAAAATTACCGAGCCGTCACCTCCGTCGCCTGACCCGGTCGATGTAGGAACGGCCGTCGACGTGACGGCCGACGTAAGAAGCCTCCCGCCCGGGGCGGAGGTGCTGCTTCGGTATCGAGAGGGGGGAGAGTCGACGTTTGAAGAGGAGGAGGGGGACGGCGGGGGAGAGCTTCGCAAGACCATTCCGGGCGCCCGCGTTACCCTTCGTGGCGTCGAATACGTCGTTGAGGTTCGGGACGAAGACGAGACCCTGGCACAGGCCCCGTCCGACGGCACGGCGTCGATTCGGACGGAGGGGCCGGTGAGTCCTCCCCGGCAGCCGGGCGATACGTACCGAATCGTGTCCTTCCCTACTGAACTTGACGATCCGGAACTGTCGAACATATTCGAGCCGCTTGGCTCATACGACTCGTTGGAGTGGCGGCTCTTTTCGATCGGTCCCAGTGGACTCACGGCGGATGGGGGGTACGTGGAGCAAAACGAGTTGGAGGGGGCGTCCCTGAGTGCCGGCCGGGCGTTGTGGTTTATCCGCCGGAATGGCGGGGCACTGGACCCGGTAGAGGGCACGTCGATTCCCGTAGACCAGCCCTACGAGATACAACTGGACGAGGGGTGGAACCTCATCGGCAACCCGTTTGCGTTCGACGTGCCGCTGAGCCAAGTTCGGGTGGAGAACACGGCCGGCTCCCTGCAGGACGTGTTTGGCTACAACGGCAGTTTCGTCAATCAGGCGGGCGGCGCGCTTGAGCCCTACCGGGGCTACCTTGTCTACCTCTCCGGTGGGCAGAACGGAACGCTTGTCGTTGACCCGAGCCCGGAGGAAGCGTCCGCCACCACCTCGTCGGCCCGCGCCCCGGATGCCCGGTGGGCGGTCGACCTGTCGGCCCGGGTGGGGCAGGCGCGCGATCCGATGAACACGCTCGGGACGGCCCCGAACGCCACGGACGGCGTAGAGGCGGCGGACGGCCGAGAGCCCCCGCCCATCGGCGATTACGTCTCCCTCAGCTTCCGTGCCCCCTCGCAGGACAGGGGGCTCTGGCGCGACATGCGCTCGACGGGCGGCGGCCTCCGCACCTGGACGGCCGAGGTGCGGACCAACGTGTCCGGACTGGTCACCGTAAATGCATCGGACATCTCGTCGGTGCCCGACGACCAGTCGGTATGGCTCGTAGACCCGGTCCTGGACCAGACGCAAAATTTGCGGGAGACGCCGACGTACCAGTTCCCGGCGTCCGAGGCGACCGACGCCCGCTCTCTGCGAATCCTCGTCGGGCCCTCCGCGGCGGTCCAGCGCCGACTGGGTCGAGATGCGGATCGGCCGGAGCGCGTTGAGCTCCTGCCCAGCGTGCCCAACCCGGTGCGCAGCCACGCCACCTTCCGGTACCGGGTCCCCGAGCGCACCCGAGCCACCCTGGAGTTGTACGACCTGCTGGGCCGGCGCGTGGCTACGCTCGTCGACGACGAGTCCGTCGGCCCCGGCACCCACACCTACGCCTGGACCCGCCAGAACACCGGAGGCACCCTTTCCAGTGGGGCCTACCTGCTTCGCCTGCAGGCCGGGGACGTCACGCGGACCCGCCGCCTCGTCATCATGCAGTAG